One region of Pseudoalteromonas galatheae genomic DNA includes:
- the ihfA gene encoding integration host factor subunit alpha, translating into MALTKADIAEHLFEKLGINKKDAKDLVEAFFEEIRSALENGEQVKLSGFGNFDLRDKKERPGRNPKTGEDIPISARRVVTFRPGQKLKTRVEVGTSKNL; encoded by the coding sequence ATGGCGCTTACTAAAGCCGACATAGCTGAACACCTATTTGAAAAACTGGGGATCAATAAGAAAGATGCCAAAGACTTAGTTGAAGCGTTTTTTGAAGAAATCCGCTCAGCGCTAGAAAACGGCGAGCAAGTAAAGCTCTCTGGGTTTGGTAACTTTGACCTTCGCGACAAGAAGGAACGCCCAGGTAGGAACCCAAAAACTGGGGAAGATATTCCTATCTCTGCGCGACGCGTGGTAACTTTTAGGCCTGGCCAAAAGTTAAAAACCCGTGTTGAGGTCGGCACAAGCAAAAACTTGTAA
- a CDS encoding EAL domain-containing protein, with the protein MRGAHSLSKLFKNIFIAWLSCTFVFSILAAFTYVHQKETAKSNLTTVASRIVSDINKEFAVVDDTLKHAIHLSSNCDPEGLQYMRRLVFENPGMSEIGIVDSKGKLVCNSFGQLTPPVNTSAPIKKPGLRYYGPVITDYLELPAFVLARTRDDGYEVNVLIPAHWLKSMLDISAHHNTDFAALVDNSTGVPIFLNGKYALPIRQKLFPSANSRAVEALFDDGKVKFAYVAAIPSLPQMSLIIAKNDEQLVSLGWLWLILWSVFYGVSWVGLTLLLISYDKRQLSSKTQILRALANDELFNVYQPLVNSEVKSIVGVEVLIRWRHPLEGVLGPAYFVPEAERDGTILDISIAQVENAVRDLTDILEAQPDFKVSFNVNGLLLGSKRYIDALLAAKCQISSLTIELTERDVLTQAQTKTVLTELKRAGIEIAIDDFGTGYSGLQYLQSFPIDLLKIDQSFVASIGLDTLQSPVLSAVIDMAEKLDKKLIAEGVETQAQASYLKSRGVNIHQGWLYFKALELPQLQCEVGKALGDNRAA; encoded by the coding sequence ATGCGAGGAGCACACTCCTTAAGCAAGTTGTTTAAGAATATCTTTATTGCTTGGTTGTCTTGCACCTTTGTATTTTCAATTTTGGCAGCATTCACTTATGTGCATCAAAAAGAGACTGCTAAATCCAACCTTACTACCGTAGCGAGTCGGATTGTATCTGACATCAACAAAGAGTTTGCTGTAGTAGACGATACCTTAAAACATGCTATCCACCTTTCTTCGAATTGTGACCCTGAGGGTCTACAGTACATGCGTAGATTGGTTTTTGAAAATCCAGGTATGAGCGAAATAGGTATAGTAGATAGTAAAGGGAAATTGGTTTGCAACTCTTTTGGGCAGCTCACTCCACCTGTTAATACCAGTGCCCCCATAAAAAAGCCCGGGCTAAGATACTACGGTCCAGTTATTACTGACTACCTGGAGCTTCCAGCCTTTGTTCTAGCACGTACAAGAGACGATGGCTATGAAGTGAATGTGTTGATCCCTGCTCATTGGCTGAAGAGTATGCTTGATATTTCGGCTCATCATAATACCGATTTTGCTGCCTTGGTCGACAATAGCACGGGTGTGCCGATTTTTTTAAATGGTAAATACGCTTTGCCAATCCGTCAAAAACTATTTCCGTCCGCTAATAGCCGTGCAGTAGAAGCACTTTTTGATGATGGAAAAGTAAAATTTGCTTACGTTGCTGCTATTCCAAGTTTACCGCAGATGAGTTTGATTATTGCAAAAAATGACGAGCAACTAGTGAGTCTAGGTTGGTTATGGTTAATACTCTGGAGTGTTTTTTATGGCGTCTCTTGGGTTGGCCTTACGTTGTTATTAATCAGTTATGACAAGCGCCAGTTAAGCAGTAAAACCCAAATACTAAGAGCATTGGCAAATGATGAGCTGTTTAACGTATATCAACCACTCGTTAATTCCGAAGTGAAGTCGATAGTGGGCGTAGAGGTGCTCATTCGTTGGCGACATCCACTTGAAGGTGTGCTAGGGCCAGCTTACTTTGTTCCCGAGGCTGAGCGAGATGGTACTATTTTAGATATCTCGATAGCGCAAGTCGAAAACGCTGTGCGTGATTTGACGGACATCTTGGAAGCTCAGCCAGACTTTAAGGTTTCTTTTAACGTTAATGGTTTACTTCTGGGTTCTAAGCGCTATATAGACGCCTTACTCGCTGCAAAATGTCAAATATCTTCATTAACTATTGAGTTAACTGAGCGCGATGTGCTGACACAAGCTCAAACCAAAACGGTACTAACTGAGCTCAAACGTGCTGGAATAGAAATCGCGATTGATGATTTTGGCACGGGGTATAGTGGTCTGCAGTACCTGCAAAGTTTTCCGATTGACCTACTGAAAATAGACCAGAGCTTTGTCGCATCGATTGGCCTAGATACTTTGCAATCCCCGGTTTTATCGGCGGTGATTGATATGGCGGAAAAGCTGGACAAAAAACTGATTGCCGAAGGGGTAGAAACTCAGGCTCAAGCAAGTTACCTAAAAAGTCGAGGAGTGAATATTCACCAAGGCTGGCTTTACTTTAAAGCATTGGAGCTGCCGCAATTGCAGTGTGAGGTAGGTAAAGCGCTGGGTGATAACAGAGCAGCTTAA
- a CDS encoding alpha-glucosidase family protein: MANNEWWKGAVIYQIYPRSFQDSNADGIGDLQGIIQRLDYIKSLGVDAVWISPFFKSPMKDFGYDISDYRDIDPMFGTLDDFDTLISEAHNRDIKIIIDQVLSHTSNQHPWFVESRENKTNDKADWYVWADANPDGSPPNNWLSIFGGVAWQWEPRRCQYYLHNFLTEQPDLNFHHPEVRKAVLDNVEFWLKKGVDGFRLDAINFCFHDKQLRDNPAKPIELRQGRGFSEDNPYAFQYHYYNNTQPENLLFMEEIRALLDRYPGTVSLGEISSEDSLQTMAEYTADGNKLHMGYSFELLTNDYSAKYIRETVARLESVMTEGWPCWAFANHDVERVASRWSVDGKVNDTQVKMLTALLGSLRGSVCMYQGEELGLGEATVAFEELQDPYGITFWPNFKGRDGCRTPLPWTKEKTNAGFSESKPWLPVSEAHALRAVDEQAVDDYSTLSYYQAFLQWRNAQPALKTGDIEFIDTPEPVLAFYRKAQTQTLLCAFNLAATQQSVTLPEVALMQCDLKHLSGTASANVLTLDAFGCYFAKVI; the protein is encoded by the coding sequence ATGGCAAATAATGAATGGTGGAAAGGCGCGGTTATCTATCAAATATATCCACGTAGCTTTCAGGACAGTAACGCAGATGGTATTGGCGACTTACAGGGTATTATTCAGCGACTAGACTACATTAAGTCGCTTGGTGTTGATGCAGTATGGATTTCACCATTTTTTAAATCACCGATGAAAGACTTTGGCTATGATATTAGCGATTATCGCGATATCGATCCTATGTTCGGCACACTCGACGATTTTGATACGCTTATCAGCGAAGCACATAACCGTGATATTAAGATCATCATTGATCAGGTACTTAGTCATACCTCAAATCAACACCCTTGGTTTGTCGAAAGTCGTGAAAACAAAACAAACGACAAAGCAGACTGGTATGTATGGGCCGATGCCAATCCAGACGGCAGTCCACCAAACAATTGGCTATCCATTTTTGGCGGTGTTGCCTGGCAGTGGGAGCCTAGACGTTGCCAATATTACCTGCATAACTTCTTAACTGAGCAGCCGGATCTTAACTTTCATCACCCTGAAGTGCGTAAAGCCGTACTAGACAACGTCGAATTTTGGCTTAAAAAAGGCGTTGATGGATTTAGACTAGATGCCATCAACTTCTGTTTTCACGACAAGCAGCTTAGGGATAATCCAGCTAAGCCTATTGAGCTTCGTCAAGGTCGTGGCTTTAGCGAAGACAACCCTTATGCTTTTCAGTACCATTATTACAACAATACACAACCTGAAAACTTACTGTTCATGGAAGAGATCCGTGCCTTATTAGATAGATACCCAGGCACAGTTAGCTTGGGTGAGATAAGCTCAGAAGACTCTTTGCAAACAATGGCAGAGTACACAGCCGATGGTAACAAGCTACACATGGGTTATAGCTTTGAGCTCCTAACTAACGATTATAGTGCAAAGTACATCAGAGAAACGGTTGCTCGCCTAGAGTCAGTCATGACCGAAGGTTGGCCATGTTGGGCGTTTGCAAATCACGATGTAGAACGGGTAGCAAGTCGCTGGAGTGTAGATGGCAAGGTGAACGATACGCAGGTCAAAATGCTCACCGCCCTTCTCGGTTCATTGCGCGGTAGCGTCTGTATGTATCAAGGCGAAGAACTTGGACTTGGCGAAGCCACCGTTGCTTTCGAGGAGCTGCAGGACCCATATGGCATTACCTTCTGGCCAAACTTTAAAGGCCGTGATGGCTGTAGAACGCCGCTTCCGTGGACAAAAGAAAAAACCAATGCTGGATTCTCAGAATCTAAGCCTTGGTTACCAGTTTCTGAAGCGCATGCGCTACGAGCTGTAGATGAACAGGCAGTAGATGACTATTCAACGCTCAGCTACTATCAAGCTTTTTTACAGTGGCGAAATGCGCAACCTGCACTAAAAACAGGCGATATTGAGTTTATTGATACTCCAGAGCCAGTATTAGCTTTTTACCGTAAAGCACAAACCCAGACACTGCTGTGCGCATTCAACTTAGCCGCTACTCAGCAAAGCGTGACACTTCCTGAAGTTGCATTAATGCAGTGCGACCTGAAGCACCTAAGTGGCACGGCAAGCGCAAATGTACTCACTCTTGATGCATTTGGTTGCTACTTCGCTAAGGTTATTTAA